GCGTCGTCGACGGAACTCCTGCCATGCCGCGTCGAGCAGGCGTAAAAGGTCTCGCTCCGACAGCAGTTCCAGCGCCAGGCTCGACACCGCCGGGAAACTCCCTGCTCGCAGCGACGATGCGCCTGCCGACCCCGCGGCGCGGTGTAGAAGTGCAGGGTCCAGTTCCAACAAGGAGGCCAACGCAGCGATGCGCGAGGCGCGCGGA
The Acidimicrobiales bacterium DNA segment above includes these coding regions:
- a CDS encoding helix-turn-helix transcriptional regulator — encoded protein: MGRFGEILRARREEQGLEQGDVARQLGVTQQTVSKWETGVTVPRASRIAALASLLELDPALLHRAAGSAGASSLRAGSFPAVSSLALELLSERDLLRLLDAAWQEFRRRRHLDS